In the Leptospira wolffii serovar Khorat str. Khorat-H2 genome, CTCGTAAAACTTTACGACGGAGAGGAGATATCCACCAAGGAGATCCTCGACAATATTAAGAATTTCGTTTCCAAGATTCGTAAGAATATAATCAATACCCCTTATTATCTCGAATCCCAACTCAAAGCGGGAAAGAAAATCCTACTGGAAGGTGCCCAAGGAACCGGACTGGACGTGGATTTCGGAACCTATCCGTATGTGACCAGTTCCAATCCCACTACGGGAGGAGCCTTTATCGGGTCGGGAATCGCTTTCCATCATTTGAAGAATGTGATCGGAATCACCAAGGCCTACACTACCAGAGTGGGAGAAGGCCCATTCCCCACCGAATTAATGGGAGAAGAAGGAGAGAGACTCCGGACCCTAGGCGCGGAATACGGAGCCACCACCGGTCGTCCTAGACGTTGCGGTTGGTTCGATACGGAAGTGCTTCGTCACGCGGTTAGAATCAACGGACTCACTTCCATAGCGCTGACTAAAATAGACGTTCTTTCCGCTTACGACAAGATCCCAGTAGCGGTCGCATACGAAAGAAATGGTAAAAAACTGGATTGCTTCCCTTCTCAAGGATTGGAGCAAGTCAAAGTTATCTACGAAGAATTTCCCGGATGGAAAACGGATATCACCGGAATCGGCGAATTCGATAAGCTTCCCTCGGCTTGTAAGGATTATATCCGAGCCTTAGAAAAATTGATCGGAGTAAGAATCGATTTGATCTCTACCGGACCGGATAGAAAGGATACGATCGCTTCCGGATTCTAAGTTCGGAAGCCTAACCCCCTTCGGATAGTTTTTCGAAATATTCTTTGCGGAAAGGGCGAAAAACTCTCTGAAATTCGTTTGACCGGGGAGGTTCGAAAAATATCGTGTTCTTACGGTTCGAGTCGTTAGCTCAGTCGGTAGAGCATCTCACTTTTAATGAGAGGGTCTTGGGTTCGAGTCCCAAACGACTCAAACTAATTTAGCAAAATAAAACGCCGCCATCGTCTAGTGGTTAGGACACCAGGTTTTCATCCTGGTAACCGGAGTTCAATTCTCCGTGGCGGTACCACTTCTTCCCATCTTACTTTCAATCGTTCTTAAAAATCGGTCTCCTGCGTTCCAAAACGGCTTTCAGTCCTTCGTCGAAATTTCCGGTCACGAACGGTTTGAATTCTTGGATGAGTTCGTCCGTAGGAGCCTTCATCTCGTCGATTAGATTCTTTCGGATTCCTAATTTGATGGATTCCACGCTGGCTTGGGGGAGATCCAAATACGAAAGCATATGCGCTTCCGCCTTACGGTTCAAATCCTCGACGGGAAAAAAAGAATCCACTAAACCGATAGACGCCGCTTCTTCCGGTTTAAACGCCTTACCTTGCATGGCGACTTCTCTCAGATTGGGTCTTCCTACGACCGATTCTATGATTCGTAGAAGCATAGGAGGGATGGTGAGTCCGACCAAAACTTCCGAGAAACAATATCTGGATTTCCCCATTCCCATGAATCTAAAATCGGTGAGAATGCCTAGCACCGCTCCTCCAGCCATGGCATGTCCGTTGATAACGCAGGCCTCGGGTTTGGGGAAAGAATAAATGACGCGCATCATATCGAATAAAGTGGAGAATACTTTGATCCTGTCTTCGGGGCTTCTATCCAGCATGTATTTGGGATCGAGTCCGTTAGAGAAGAATTTCTCGAAACGCGAACCTATAAGTACTGCTCTTACGCTTTTCTTAGCCGCAAGAATACGATGCGCTTCGATCAATTCCTCCATAAGTTCGGAGGTCATTTCGTTCGCAGGTCCTCGATTCAACCAGATCCAAGCCAGAGAATCTTTTTCTTCGATTTCTATGTATTGCAGAGCCATTAGTTTTACTTCCAAATGAAATGAGATAAGAAGGTTTCTTATCGCCTGCAATCAAAGTAGGATCGGGAGATCCTTCAAGCAATTTCCGATTCTTCCGGACATTTAGTATTTCGGAAGATCTTATCCGATTTTTTCGGTCGGCTTAGAGCGACGTTTGGAAGAATAAACCGAACATACGGTGTTAAGCTCGCAGGTCTCGCAAAGTTCCCTCACGTAAGAGGATTTACATTTTCTTAAAATACCCAGTCTGCATAATGCGAAATCCATGCGGAGAGGATCCCGAGGGTAATAGTTTCGAAAGAAATCCGTGACTTCTTTGGCCTTTTTATAATCCGAAGTCTTTCTATTCGTGGCTCCCAAGATTTCCGCCAATCGGTTGATATGAGTGTCCAATGGAAAAATCAGTTCTTCCGGTAGTATGTTTTTGTAGAGCCCCAGATCGGGAGCTTCTGTGCGAACCATCCAACGTAGGAACATGCAATATCTTTTGTGTGCCGATTTTTCGTTTCCGATTCCGATCAGAAATCCGAGACCGTAGGTCTTCCAATTCGGATCCAAATTTCGCAGAACTTCGGAGAGTCTGGACTGGAAGCCCAGGATTCTTTTTTCCAAACCAGATTCCTTCGGATCCAAGGGAGAAAACCAATGCTCCAACAGTTTGTTTCCCTTACGATTGGATTCTCCATAAGCGAATCTTAATGCTTCCAGAAAAAGTAGGATGTCCTTCTCCTTTTGAAAACGATAGGGTCCGAGTTTGCCTCTCCAAATATCCGTTCCTTTAGTAAGCAAATATCTCTTAGGGTGCTTTCCCATGGGGGCGAGCAATCTGGAGAGAAAACCTCGGATGGCCGAGACGTTTCCGTAGGCGAATAGCGCCGATAGTAGGCCTACGAATTCCCTGTCTTCGGGAGAATCGTACAGATAGCAGAGAAAAAGAGGGTCCGAATCCAAAAAGTCGGGACGGGTATATTTATCGTACAATCGATCGAAACTTTTTTGAAAGGACTCGACGCTCCGGGAAGATTCGGATTTCCTCATTTCCTTTTTTCTCGGACGATTAGGAGGTCGCTTTCGCTCTAAGCGCTATATAGGATCTGGAGGAGAGTTTTCTTTGCAATAAACCCTCCATAAACGAGGACGCTTCCATGAGTTTGGAGAGATCTATGCCCGTTTGTATCCCGGATTTATGGAAATAATACACTAGATCTTCGGTGGCCAAGTTTCCCGAAGCTCCTTTGGCATAAGGGCATCCCCCCAGACCTCCGGAAGAAGAGTCGAA is a window encoding:
- a CDS encoding enoyl-CoA hydratase/isomerase family protein, which translates into the protein MALQYIEIEEKDSLAWIWLNRGPANEMTSELMEELIEAHRILAAKKSVRAVLIGSRFEKFFSNGLDPKYMLDRSPEDRIKVFSTLFDMMRVIYSFPKPEACVINGHAMAGGAVLGILTDFRFMGMGKSRYCFSEVLVGLTIPPMLLRIIESVVGRPNLREVAMQGKAFKPEEAASIGLVDSFFPVEDLNRKAEAHMLSYLDLPQASVESIKLGIRKNLIDEMKAPTDELIQEFKPFVTGNFDEGLKAVLERRRPIFKND
- a CDS encoding TIGR02757 family protein, which produces MRKSESSRSVESFQKSFDRLYDKYTRPDFLDSDPLFLCYLYDSPEDREFVGLLSALFAYGNVSAIRGFLSRLLAPMGKHPKRYLLTKGTDIWRGKLGPYRFQKEKDILLFLEALRFAYGESNRKGNKLLEHWFSPLDPKESGLEKRILGFQSRLSEVLRNLDPNWKTYGLGFLIGIGNEKSAHKRYCMFLRWMVRTEAPDLGLYKNILPEELIFPLDTHINRLAEILGATNRKTSDYKKAKEVTDFFRNYYPRDPLRMDFALCRLGILRKCKSSYVRELCETCELNTVCSVYSSKRRSKPTEKIG
- a CDS encoding adenylosuccinate synthase, producing the protein MPATLVVGTQWGDEGKAKVIDYLSKDTDIIVRYQGGANAGHTVVVHGKKYVFHLVPSGVIYDQTICVIGNGVVLDPTFFIEECDKLQAEGFPVYEKLLISDACHLLFPFHGLIDSARENSCAPDRKIGTTKKGIGICYADKMMRIGLRVGDLLENDFETRLKHLVDEKNRELVKLYDGEEISTKEILDNIKNFVSKIRKNIINTPYYLESQLKAGKKILLEGAQGTGLDVDFGTYPYVTSSNPTTGGAFIGSGIAFHHLKNVIGITKAYTTRVGEGPFPTELMGEEGERLRTLGAEYGATTGRPRRCGWFDTEVLRHAVRINGLTSIALTKIDVLSAYDKIPVAVAYERNGKKLDCFPSQGLEQVKVIYEEFPGWKTDITGIGEFDKLPSACKDYIRALEKLIGVRIDLISTGPDRKDTIASGF